A single window of Hemibagrus wyckioides isolate EC202008001 linkage group LG28, SWU_Hwy_1.0, whole genome shotgun sequence DNA harbors:
- the usp2b gene encoding ubiquitin carboxyl-terminal hydrolase 2 isoform X1, with product MPSLRQSYTVTVLEEPPASVFPFSKAEARRKSASVSRSMLVSTFVGLLINQAKNSKNAQGLVGLRNLGNTCFMNSILQCLSNTHDLRDYCLRNTHRTDLNNNCRAKAALMEEFAKLTQTLWTSASHEAISPSDFKTQIQKYAPRFMGYNQQDAQEFLRFLLDGLHNEVNRGSLRPRVSMEDFDHLSDDEKAKRMWNKYLEREDSKVVDLFVGQLKSSLTCSECGFCSTVFDPFWDLSLPIAKSSGEVMLIDCLRLFTKEDVLDGNEKPTCQRCKARRKCTKKFTIQKFPKILVLHLKRFSEARLKTAKLSTFVNFPIKELDLCEFASDNSMHAVYNLYAVSNHTGTTLGGHYTAYCRNPSTGEWYSYNDSRVSPMSSSQVRSSDAYVLFYELANSSRL from the exons ATGCCCAGCCTGCGTCAGTCATACACGGTGACGGTGCTCGAGGAGCCCCCGGCCTCTGTTTTCCCCTTCAGCAAAGCGGAGGCGCGCAGGAAAAGCGCGTCCGTGTCGCGCTCCATGCTGGTGTCCACTTTCGTCGGACTCCTCATTAACCAGGCGAAG AACTCCAAGAACGCTCAGGGACTCGTAGGCCTAAGGAACCTGGGGAACACG TGCTTCATGAACTCCATTCTGCAGTGTCTGAGTAACACACACGACCTGCGTGACTACTGCCTGCGCAACACACACCGGACCGACCTCAACAACAACTGCAGGGCCAAGGCGGCTCTAATGGAGG AGTTTGCCaaactcactcagacactgtgGACATCAGCGAGCCACGAAGCAATCAGCCCCTCTGACTTCAAGACTCAGATTCAGAAGTACGCTCCACGCTTCATGGGCTACAA TCAGCAGGATGCTCAGGAGTTCCTGCGCTTCCTCCTGGATGGGTTGCATAACGAAGTGAACCGAGGCTCCCTTAGGCCCAGAGTGTCCATGGAGGACTTCGACCACCTCTC GGATGATGAGAAAGCCAAGAGAATGTGGAACAAGTACCTGGAGAGAGAAGACAGCAAAGTAGTTG ATCTGTTTGTTGGCCAGTTGAAGAGTTCACTGACCTGCAGCGAGTGTGGCTTCTGCTCCACTGTATTCGATCCGTTCTGGGATCTGTCACTACCTATTGCCaag AGCTCTGGAGAGGTGATGCTCATTGACTGCCTTCGGCTTTTCACTAAGGAAGACGTACTGGATGGGAATGAGAAACCT acatgCCAAAGGTGTAAAGCCAGACGGAAATGCACAAAGAAATTCACCATCCAGAAGTTCCCCAAAATCCTAGTGCTTC ATCTCAAGCGATTCTCTGAGGCTCGCCTGAAAACCGCCAAACTCTCCACTTTCGTCAACTTTCCCATCAAAGAGCTGGACCTGTGCGAGTTTGCGTCAGACAACAGCA tgcATGCCGTCTACAACCTGTATGCGGTGTCTAATCACACAGGCACCACACTGGGTGGCCATTACACAGCATACTGCCGCAACCCGTCCACAGGAGAGTGGTACTCGTACAACGACTCCAG GGTGAGCCCCATGTCCTCCAGCCAAGTGCGCAGCAGCGATGCCTACGTGCTGTTCTACGAGCTTGCAAACTCCTCGCGCTTGTGA